A stretch of the Ostrea edulis chromosome 9, xbOstEdul1.1, whole genome shotgun sequence genome encodes the following:
- the LOC125658775 gene encoding ATP-dependent RNA helicase A-like, translated as MDSLLILALLCGLAAATYPPYTSGGYQNYRSYIPSTYSTFNTGYYPSYNTFSSRYFPSSSLYNTASYPTVVSHYLYFPGGNPWEPGRNYIDLRASPYPYYLRYYGLNRGGFGRGFGSGSLGGFPFGGFSTGSGSFPYGGFSTGSGYLPTGGLFTGSGSFPTGGFSTGLGGSFTNGLRGGSFPGGFNSGLLGGFPSTSGFGSRGYYDPSFSTFSGSLGAGNLGLTGTGGYFPGGNVGGHGYRKKRVY; from the exons ATGGATTCCTTGTTGATTTTGGCTTTGCTTTGTGGATTGGCAGCCGCCACATACCCTCCTTATACAAGTGGTGGATACCAAAATTACCGATCGTATATCCCCAGCACTTACAGCACTTTCAACACGGGATATTATCCATCTTATAACACCTTCAGCTCAAGATACTTTCCATCGTCTTCATTATACAACACTGCATCCTATCCTACTGTGGTCAGCCATTATCTGTATTTCCCCGGCGGAAACCCATGGGAGCCAGGCAGGAATTACATCGATTTGAGAGCTAGCCCCTATCCATATTACCTTAGATATTATGGTTTAAACCGTGGGGGTTTCGGTAGGGGATTTGGTTCCGGCTCCTTGGGTGGTTTTCCATTTGGGGGATTTTCCACCGGATCAGGCTCTTTCCCATACGGAGGATTTTCCACCGGATCAGGCTACTTACCAACGGGTGGATTATTCACCGGATCAGGGTCTTTCCCCACTGGTGGCTTCTCCACTGGATTAGGAGGGTCCTTTACTAATGGATTGAGAGGAGGTTCCTTCCCCGGAGGTTTTAACTCTGGGTTGCTTGGTGGATTTCCGTCAACTTCCGGTTTCGGATCCAGAGGTTATTATGATCCCAGCTTCTCTACATTCTCTGGAAGCTTGGGCGCAGGAAATCTGGGATTGACCGGAACTGGAGGATATTTCCCCGGTGGAAACGTCGGAGGTCATGGCTACAGAA AAAAAAGAGTATACTAA
- the LOC130046376 gene encoding uncharacterized protein LOC130046376: MDSLLILALLCGLAAATYPPYTSGGYQNYRSYIPSTYSTFNTGYYPSYNTFSSRYFPSSSLYNTASYPTVVSHYLYFPGGNPWEPGRNYIDLRDSPYPYYLRYYGLNRGGFGRGFGSGSLGGFPFGGFSTGSGSFSYGGFSTGSGYLPTGGLFTGSGSFPTSGFSTGLGGSFTNGLRGGSFPGGFNSGLLGGFPSTSGFGSRGYYDPSFSTFSGSLGAGNLGLTGTGGYFPGGSVGGHGYRKKRVY; this comes from the exons ATGGATTCCTTGTTGATTCTGGCTTTGCTTTGTGGATTGGCAGCCGCCACATACCCTCCTTATACAAGTGGTGGATACCAAAATTACCGATCGTATATCCCCAGCACTTACAGCACTTTCAACACGGGATATTATCCATCTTATAACACCTTCAGCTCAAGATACTTTCCATCGTCTTCATTATACAACACTGCATCCTATCCCACTGTGGTCAGCCATTATCTGTATTTCCCCGGCGGAAACCCATGGGAGCCAGGCAGGAATTACATCGATTTGAGAGATAGCCCCTATCCTTATTACCTTAGATATTATGGTTTAAACCGTGGGGGTTTCGGTAGGGGATTTGGTTCCGGCTCCTTGGGCGGTTTCCCATTTGGGGGATTTTCCACCGGATCAGGCTCTTTCTCATACGGAGGATTTTCCACCGGATCAGGCTACTTACCAACTGGTGGATTATTCACCGGCTCAGGGTCTTTCCCCACTAGTGGCTTCTCCACTGGATTAGGAGGGTCCTTTACTAATGGATTGAGAGGAGGTTCCTTCCCCGGAGGTTTTAACTCTGGGTTGCTTGGTGGATTTCCGTCAACTTCCGGTTTCGGATCCAGAGGTTATTATGATCCAAGCTTCTCTACATTCTCTGGAAGCTTGGGAGCAGGAAATCTGGGATTAACCGGAACTGGAGGATATTTCCCCGGTGGAAGTGTTGGAGGTCATGGCTACAGAA agaaaagaGTATACTAG